From the Rhodothalassiaceae bacterium genome, one window contains:
- the hspF gene encoding molecular chaperone Hsp20, translated as MFELLPRLTTRRTVAPVMQDPFVDLRRDVMRLFDEYFGGPLSFFREEEEALWPKVDIMETEKEYRIVAELPGVDEDHIDVSVVDHTLVLSGEKREEKSETDKEGRMIRAERFYGSFRRSFPLPEDADVDHIKAESANGLLTIVIPRLATEQARGRKIKVTRK; from the coding sequence ATGTTCGAGCTGCTGCCGCGGTTGACGACTCGTCGTACGGTTGCGCCCGTGATGCAGGATCCCTTCGTCGACCTGCGTCGGGACGTGATGCGGCTGTTTGACGAGTACTTCGGCGGGCCGCTGAGCTTCTTCCGCGAGGAGGAGGAGGCGCTGTGGCCGAAGGTCGACATCATGGAGACCGAGAAGGAGTACCGCATCGTCGCCGAGCTGCCCGGGGTGGATGAGGATCACATCGACGTCTCGGTGGTCGATCACACCCTGGTGCTGAGCGGCGAGAAGCGCGAGGAGAAGAGCGAGACCGACAAGGAAGGCCGGATGATCCGCGCCGAGCGGTTCTATGGCAGCTTCCGTCGGTCCTTCCCGCTGCCCGAGGATGCGGATGTCGACCACATCAAGGCCGAGAGCGCGAACGGCCTGCTGACGATCGTCATCCCGCGTCTGGCGACCGAGCAGGCGCGCGGGCGCAAGATCAAGGTGACCCGCAAGTAA